The Girardinichthys multiradiatus isolate DD_20200921_A chromosome 6, DD_fGirMul_XY1, whole genome shotgun sequence genome window below encodes:
- the nmrk2 gene encoding nicotinamide riboside kinase 2 isoform X1, producing MKFVIGIGGVTNGGKTTLTNRLLKTLPNCCVVHQDDFFKKPDQIQAGEDGFRQWDVITALDMEAMVNTVKGWQENPVKFARSHGVSLSPEAEESDSEQKGIHILIIEGFLIYNYKPLIDVYDKCFYISIPYEECKRRRGTRTYTVPDPPGLFDGHVWPMYLKHRKDMDNNCNRIEYLDGMTTKEDIYNAVYKTIQNSLLNNL from the exons ATGAAGTTCGTCATTGGCATTGGAGG AGTGACCAACGGTGGAAAAACCACTTTGACAAATAGACTACTAAAGACATTACCCAACTGCTGTGTGGTGCATCAGGATGACTTTTTCAAG AAACCCGATCAAATACAAGCCGGGGAGGACGGCTTTAGACAGTGGGATG TGATCACCGCTCTGGACATGGAAGCAATGGTCAACACTGTGAAAGGCTGGCAGGAGAACCCCGTCAAGTTTGCCCGTTCGCACGGAGTCAGTCTGTCACCTGAAGCCGAGGAATCCGACTCGGAGCAGAAAGGGATCCATATTCTTATCATTGAGGGGTTCCTCATCTACAACTATAA GCCTCTCATTGATGTCTATGACAagtgtttttacatttccatCCCTTATGAGGAATGCAAACGGAGGAGAGG TACAAGGACATACACAGTCCCAGACCCCCCCGGCCTGTTTGACGGCCATGTCTGGCCCATGTACCTGAAGCACAGGAAAGATATGGACAACAACTGCAACAGAATAG AATACCTTGATGGGATGACAACTAAGGAAGATATCTACAATGCAGTGTATAAAACCATTCAAAACTCCCTGCTGAATAACTTATAG
- the nmrk2 gene encoding nicotinamide riboside kinase 2 isoform X2 produces the protein MEAMVNTVKGWQENPVKFARSHGVSLSPEAEESDSEQKGIHILIIEGFLIYNYKPLIDVYDKCFYISIPYEECKRRRGTRTYTVPDPPGLFDGHVWPMYLKHRKDMDNNCNRIEYLDGMTTKEDIYNAVYKTIQNSLLNNL, from the exons ATGGAAGCAATGGTCAACACTGTGAAAGGCTGGCAGGAGAACCCCGTCAAGTTTGCCCGTTCGCACGGAGTCAGTCTGTCACCTGAAGCCGAGGAATCCGACTCGGAGCAGAAAGGGATCCATATTCTTATCATTGAGGGGTTCCTCATCTACAACTATAA GCCTCTCATTGATGTCTATGACAagtgtttttacatttccatCCCTTATGAGGAATGCAAACGGAGGAGAGG TACAAGGACATACACAGTCCCAGACCCCCCCGGCCTGTTTGACGGCCATGTCTGGCCCATGTACCTGAAGCACAGGAAAGATATGGACAACAACTGCAACAGAATAG AATACCTTGATGGGATGACAACTAAGGAAGATATCTACAATGCAGTGTATAAAACCATTCAAAACTCCCTGCTGAATAACTTATAG